The proteins below are encoded in one region of Triticum aestivum cultivar Chinese Spring chromosome 1B, IWGSC CS RefSeq v2.1, whole genome shotgun sequence:
- the LOC123098399 gene encoding glycosyltransferase BC10: protein MSAKDNHKQQQQRAVARMVAAAMSTPCSIKPLLVAIPLALGFALGIVATLSLMGSTASSALPGAALELFFPSPPVNVSTEVRRRQPPRPAQVHPQAAPAVSPPVAHAGIRRHAGPPPVQRRQAAPATGVSSPPSPPVVDAGSANKRAAMPVNVTTTNEGGERAVVDDDDRLMALAAAAPRTVRAAAGCAPKVAFLFLAKWDLPMAPLWERFFEGHRGLYSVYVHTGPAFNASAAAAPDSSSAFHRRHIPSKEVKWGHISMVEAERRLLAHALLDHSNARFILLSESHVPLFDFPTVYSYLINSTKVYMESYDELGGTGRGRYKRGMAPTIIPWQWRKGSQWFEMDRALAVDVVADDVYFPVFKKFCKRNCYADEHYLPTFLHIRHPEAAAGRTVTWVDWSHGGPHPSRFTRMEVTMDFLQWLRGGTTCEYNGRTTTVCFLFARKFLPNSLTRFLRFAPKVMGFG from the exons ATGAGCGCAAAGGACAACcataagcagcagcagcagcgtgccGTGGCGCGGATGGTGGCGGCGGCCATGTCGACTCCGTGCTCCATCAAGCCCCTGCTCGTCGCCATCCCCCTCGCCCTCGGCTTCGCGCTCGGCATCGTGGCGACCCTGTCCCTGATGGGCTCCACGGCGTCGTCGGCTCTACCAGGTGCCGCCCTCGAGCTCTTCTTCCCGTCGCCCCCCGTCAACGTGTCCACCGAGGTGCGCCGCCGGCAGCCACCGCGGCCGGCGCAAGTGCACCCACAGGCGGCACCGGCCGTCTCGCCGCCGGTGGCTCATGCAGGCATTAGAAGGCATGCGGGTCCGCCGCCAGTACAACGACGACAGGCGGCACCAGCAACCGGTGTCTCgtctccgccgtcgccgccggtgGTTGATGCCGGCAGTGCCAACAAGCGTGCGGCTATGCCTGTGAATGTGACCACTACTAATGAGGGTGGCGAGCGGGCGGTGGTCGACGACGACGACCGGCTgatggcgctggcggcggcggcgccgaggacggtgcgcgcggcggcggggtgcgCGCCCAAGGTGGCGTTCCTGTTCCTGGCCAAGTGGGACCTGCCGATGGCGCCGCTGTGGGAGCGCTTCTTCGAGGGCCACCGCGGGCTATACTCCGTCTACGTCCACACCGGCCCGGCCTTcaacgcctccgccgccgccgccccggacagCAGCTCCGCCTTCCACCGCCGACACATTCCCAGCAAG GAGGTAAAATGGGGCCACATAAGCATGGTGGAAGCCGAACGACGTCTCTTGGCGCACGCACTGTTGGACCACTCCAACGCCCGCTTCATCCTCCTATCAGAGTCACACGTCCCACTCTTCGACTTCCCCACCGTCTACTCCTACCTCATCAACTCCACCAAGGTGTACATGGAGTCCTATGATGAGCTGGGCGGGACGGGCCGGGGCCGATACAAGCGTGGCATGGCACCCACTATCATCCCTTGGCAGTGGCGCAAGGGCTCACAGTGGTTCGAGATGGACCGTGCCCTTGCCGTCGACGTCGTTGCTGACGACGTCTACTTCCCGGTCTTCAAAAAGTTTTGCAAGCGCAATTGCTACGCCGACGAGCACTACCTTCCGACGTTCCTCCACATCCGGCACCCTGAGGCGGCCGCCGGACGAACCGTGACGTGGGTTGACTGGTCCCATGGCGGCCCCCACCCGTCGAGGTTCACGAGGATGGAGGTCACGATGGATTTCCTGCAGTGGCTTAGGGGCGGGACGACATGTGAGTACAATGGGAGGACCACCACCGTCTGCTTCTTGTTCGCGAGGAAGTTCCTGCCCAACTCGCTCACCCGCTTCTTGAGATTCGCACCGAAGGTGATGGGCTTTGGCTGA